A stretch of Mus caroli chromosome 5, CAROLI_EIJ_v1.1, whole genome shotgun sequence DNA encodes these proteins:
- the Rhoh gene encoding rho-related GTP-binding protein RhoH yields MLSSIKCVLVGDSAVGKTSLLVRFTSETFPEAYKPTVYENTGVDVFMDGIQISLGLWDTAGNDAFRSIRPLSYQQADVVLMCYSVANHSSFLNLKNKWISEIRSNLPCTPVLVVATQTDQREVGPHRASCINAIEGKRLAQDVRAKGYLECSALSNRGVQQVFECAVRTAVNQARRRNRRKLFSINECKIF; encoded by the coding sequence ATGCTGAGCTCAATCAAGTGCGTGCTGGTAGGGGACAGTGCTGTGGGGAAAACCTCACTGTTGGTGCGCTTCACCTCTGAGACCTTCCCGGAGGCCTACAAACCCACAGTGTACGAGAATACGGGTGTAGATGTCTTCATGGATGGCATCCAGATCAGCCTGGGTCTCTGGGACACTGCTGGCAACGATGCCTTCAGAAGCATCCGGCCCCTGTCCTACCAGCAGGCAGATGTGGTACTAATGTGCTACTCTGTGGCCAACCATAGCTCATTTCTGAACTTGAAGAACAAATGGATTAGTGAGATCAGGAGCAACCTACCCTGTACCCCGGTGCTGGTTGTGGCCACACAGACGGACCAGAGAGAGGTGGGACCTCACAGGGCTTCCTGCATCAATGCCATAGAAGGGAAGAGACTTGCCCAGGATGTGAGAGCCAAGGGCTACCTGGAGTGCTCAGCCCTTAGCAACCGGGGAGTACAGCAGGTATTTGAATGTGCTGTCCGAACAGCTGTCAACCAGGCCAGGAGGCGAAACAGAAGGAAGCTGTTCTCCATCAATGAATGCAAGATCTTCTAA